A single Methanolobus sp. ZRKC5 DNA region contains:
- a CDS encoding CRISPR-associated protein Cas5, with protein MDAIRLHVRGLLNSFRDPNTHKIHRTFPFPPRTTLIGLAGAALGLPEDTIWQECNDLKVAVVDISKKSDIGGMGKAEDLIKYKKYKDSNIETSIFVRELLYKPEYLIYYTSDDENHIDELYGSFLNPAYALSLGRDDEIISIKSVEKIDLSPVDSGEFGETILPFNPKDEGFKIDITNQKYFEPYSLATLPSTFIVKNNVRQPSEFKVYAFLKNLKIHLSKQGGFTDGRYNFFLL; from the coding sequence GTGGATGCTATCCGACTTCATGTGCGAGGACTTCTAAACTCTTTCAGAGACCCGAATACACATAAAATCCATCGCACATTTCCTTTTCCTCCACGTACAACATTGATAGGACTTGCCGGAGCTGCACTTGGACTTCCTGAAGACACTATATGGCAGGAGTGCAATGACCTTAAAGTTGCAGTTGTAGACATATCCAAGAAGTCTGATATTGGTGGAATGGGAAAGGCTGAAGATCTTATAAAGTACAAGAAGTATAAGGACAGTAACATCGAAACAAGTATTTTTGTGCGTGAACTGCTTTATAAACCCGAATATCTGATATATTATACATCTGATGATGAAAATCATATAGATGAGCTTTATGGTTCTTTTCTGAATCCTGCATATGCCTTAAGTTTAGGGCGTGATGATGAAATAATCTCAATAAAGTCTGTTGAGAAAATAGATTTAAGCCCCGTAGATTCAGGTGAGTTTGGGGAAACGATCCTGCCTTTCAATCCAAAGGATGAGGGGTTTAAAATTGACATAACTAATCAAAAATACTTTGAACCATATAGTCTGGCAACGTTACCTTCTACATTTATTGTTAAGAATAATGTCAGACAACCTTCGGAGTTTAAGGTTTATGCATTTCTCAAGAACTTGAAAATACATCTTAGTAAACAAGGAGGGTTTACGGATGGCAGATATAACTTCTTCCTACTCTGA
- the cas6 gene encoding CRISPR-associated endoribonuclease Cas6 has protein sequence MRCKVSIQKITNVSIHYDYQYGLASMLYKRLANANITLANELHSHQGFKFYTFSNLIIEDWIPDKHGLNFTKAHFFISSPDSEFIRSFTEGLLLQPEFFLGREKKVNFIIESIEILPQTEFTDTCTFTTLSPLYVKTMRKKDEKLVEIDLYPKDAKFYENLHTNLTARYEEYHGHKIEHDFFDILDVNNFKPKRVSIGNSFRRCSLLTMTLEASPEFVKFAYDAGFGEKNAMGFGCLGVVE, from the coding sequence ATGCGATGTAAGGTAAGCATACAAAAAATAACAAATGTTTCAATTCATTATGATTACCAGTACGGTCTTGCTTCTATGTTGTACAAGCGCCTCGCCAATGCAAACATTACCCTTGCAAATGAGCTGCACAGCCATCAGGGATTTAAATTCTATACATTTTCCAACCTTATAATCGAAGACTGGATACCGGATAAACATGGGTTGAACTTTACAAAGGCCCACTTTTTCATATCTTCACCTGATTCTGAGTTTATCCGTAGTTTCACAGAAGGATTGCTTCTTCAACCAGAGTTTTTCCTTGGAAGAGAGAAAAAAGTAAATTTCATAATTGAAAGTATCGAAATACTGCCACAAACTGAGTTTACAGATACCTGTACATTCACGACGCTCTCACCATTATATGTGAAGACAATGAGAAAAAAAGATGAAAAACTTGTTGAGATTGACCTGTATCCGAAGGATGCTAAATTCTATGAGAATCTCCATACGAACCTCACAGCCAGATATGAGGAATATCACGGACACAAGATTGAGCACGATTTTTTTGATATACTGGATGTGAATAACTTTAAACCAAAACGAGTGTCTATAGGTAACAGTTTCAGACGATGTAGTTTGCTGACGATGACACTTGAAGCTAGTCCAGAATTTGTGAAGTTTGCCTATGATGCAGGATTCGGAGAGAAGAATGCAATGGGATTCGGGTGTTTGGGCGTGGTGGAGTGA
- the cas7i gene encoding type I-B CRISPR-associated protein Cas7/Cst2/DevR — protein sequence MESNCLNISYLFKMSIGNANSGFNEDNVSTLKKITLPDGSTLPYISGQSIRRNIRNKFMELGCDVSPLQDPRSDEEKTSESKTKSPDFTECDPVSYIDDDLFGFMRAVTGDTRKRTSPVRVSSAIGMYSFQNDRDLGTRSSEQTRGKADAGGSMFETEITHNYFAVNILIELDRIGKFSGMELNKDEGFEIDAEAKVERLNSLITAIEYLWGGGKQSRLLSDMSPKFVVYTRQSSKLPLFIETLRTNPDDIGSVDVNLLNSTLVASKSIIQNECIGYLPGFFRNDNEIKETFKIVNLNECFDQIRDDIKNVYIG from the coding sequence ATGGAATCAAATTGCTTAAACATCAGTTATCTGTTCAAAATGAGTATAGGAAATGCAAACAGTGGATTTAACGAAGATAATGTTTCTACGCTTAAAAAGATTACACTACCAGATGGTTCAACACTACCATATATATCAGGTCAGTCGATTCGTCGCAATATAAGGAACAAGTTTATGGAGTTGGGGTGCGATGTTTCCCCATTACAGGATCCTCGTAGTGATGAAGAGAAGACAAGTGAATCGAAAACCAAAAGTCCTGACTTTACAGAATGTGACCCTGTAAGCTATATTGACGATGATCTTTTTGGTTTCATGAGAGCAGTAACTGGTGATACCCGAAAACGTACCTCTCCTGTGCGGGTAAGTTCTGCAATTGGAATGTACTCCTTCCAGAATGACCGTGATCTTGGAACAAGAAGTAGTGAACAGACACGTGGGAAGGCCGATGCTGGCGGATCAATGTTCGAAACTGAAATCACGCACAATTATTTTGCAGTCAACATACTCATCGAACTTGATCGCATAGGAAAGTTTAGTGGAATGGAACTCAACAAGGACGAAGGCTTCGAAATTGATGCAGAAGCAAAAGTTGAAAGACTGAACTCACTGATTACAGCAATAGAATACCTATGGGGAGGTGGAAAACAGAGTAGGCTCCTTTCGGACATGTCGCCGAAGTTTGTAGTCTACACACGTCAATCTTCAAAACTACCTCTCTTCATTGAAACTTTGCGCACGAACCCCGATGATATTGGTTCTGTGGATGTGAACTTATTGAACAGTACACTTGTAGCGAGTAAAAGCATAATACAAAATGAATGTATTGGATATCTACCAGGTTTTTTCAGAAATGATAATGAAATCAAAGAAACATTCAAGATTGTCAACCTCAATGAATGTTTTGACCAGATACGAGATGATATAAAGAACGTTTACATCGGGTGA